TTTCTTACATTGATGCTGTAAACTGTAAGGTTGAGCTGTAACCTGTCATGCCAGAAGGTGCCACGCAGTCCACCGTCAATTGTAATACCTTCTTCAGGCTTTAGATCACGGTTGATGCCCCCATCAGGCAGCAGGGCCTCTTCGGGTGATGGTGCTGAAAAGCCATGCCCTGCCGAGGCATAGAGGTACATGGTGGTGCTTAATCTTTGATTAAGTCCAACACGTGGTGACAAGATCCATGGGTAATTATGACTTTCCTCCTCCAGATGACCTATTTCCTCGCTACGGCTAAAGAAAAGACGATGGACGTTTACCCCTCCTGTAACCACAGTAGTTGGAGTAAGACGATAATCTGCATGTACCTGAAAGTTTATAAAATGCCTTTTCTCACTGTTGTTGCTCTGGAGTTGGCCTTTCTTACCGTCAACGATCTCGAATATCTTCCACTTATAATGTTCATCAAAATACTCTAACCCTGCCATCACTGATGTCCTTCCCTTTTGTAACACAAGCTTAGCTCTCATACCAATTATGTTAGTCAATTCATCGAGAATATTAAAAGGTCTGGTCTCATAAGCATCAGTACTCATACCGTATAACACAAGGGTATTACTTAGGCTTTCTGTGATATCAGATTTGAGCGAGAGCCCTCCCTGCCACTTGTCGTACTGTCTGTGTCCCCTCATTGCGAGCCAGTTTGCTGCCGCCTTTTGGGGTGTGTTGCGGTAGGAGTTGAGGTCTACCGAACTCGGGATATAGGCCAATAGGTCGGTGTATCCGGCCAACAGGGAGAGTGAATGTATGCCAGATGTCAGTCGTCCATGAAGCAGGATATTACTGCGGTTGTATTCTGAGTTTTCCCTGTAACCATCACTGCGGCTGTCTGCTATTGATACCTGCAAAAAACTGTTTTCCTTACGATAGGAGAGAGTCCCAGTGTTCTTAAAGGTGCCGAAAGAGCCTAATCCTGAAAGTACAGATGCTCTGAAGTCCAGGCCTGGGATCTGTGGACTGAAGATAAGGACACCGCCCATTCCGGGGCCGTAGACTGCAGATGAGGGACCTCGGACTACCTCGACACGGTCAACCAGACTAAGTTCCAAATCCCCTACAGTGGTCGCTCCGTCACCGGATGTGAGAGGTATCTCATCAAACCAGGCCTTGACCCGGTTGGATGCATACGGGGTGCGTGTGCCCACACCCCGTATCGTAATACGGGATGTGTTGGGTGCTCCGCTCTGCATCTGGAGTCCGGGAACCTGCTCAAGGGGTGCTCTTAGATCTAGGTACCCGTCTTTTGCCAGACTATGATTAGTTATGGCCGAGACACTGGCACCGGTGATTCCGGGCTGTCTGCTTACCGGGGAGGATGTCACCGTAATCTCTTCCAATTCACCGGATAGTATTATTTCATTCTGCAGCGAATCCGATGGTACCTGAGCTACCAGGCTCACCATTCCAGTCGCAAGTAGCCCTACCAAAAAGTATATTCTCATTCCAGGTTCTTTCAATATTTTACCCGGGCTTATCTTATACCCTGCACGTTGCAAAACAAGCGAGCTAGTCTGTACCGCATGTTTTAACCCGGTTTGTTATTCAGCAGGAACGAGTCTGTAGATCACCCCGGGAGTCTCTACAGCGACGTAGATCAACCCGTCAGGACCTACGGCGACATGTCTTACACGTCCGATATCCTTGAGCAGCACCTCTTCGTGTACTACTTCATTGTTGACCAACTCAGTACGCAGAAGATACTTGAGAGCCAGAGCCCCGCTCAGGACGCTGCCTTCCCAGACCTTGAAGGGTTCACCGCTTACAAAGGCCAGTCCGCTGACACCCGGTGAAGGAGTCCACTGTACTGCAGGCTGCTCCATACCTTCCATGTGAGTGTCGTTGCTGATTATCGAACCGTCATAGTCGATGCCGTAAGTAATAACAGGCCATCCATAGTTTGCTCCCTTCTTAATCAGGTTTAGCTCATCACCACCCTTGGGACCGTGTTCGTTGACCCAGATCAATCCGGCCTTAGGATCCTTTGCCATTCCTTGTGGATTCCGGTGACCGTATGAATATGTTGAAGCTACAGCACCGGGAGTGTTTACAAAAGGGTTATCTTCAGGAATATCACCATTATCGTGCAGACGATGCACCTTACCACCGTGGATAGTAAGATCCTGTGCATTGGGCTTGACGCCCCTTTCACCAACGGCAACGTAGAGATAGCCATCATTATCAAAGGCGATACGTGAACCAAAGTGTAGGGTGCTGCGGCTGTTGGGTCCTGCCTTCCAGATTACTTCTTTGTCAACCAGAGTATTACCATCCAGACGAGCCCTCATCAAGGCCGTATTGCCACCCTCACTTTTACCTCCGGGACCATAGGCTGCATAGGTAAAGTAGAGCCAACCATTGTTTCCATAATCGGGATGAAGCTGAATATCCATCAGTCCACCCTGACCATTTACAAAAATCTCAGGAAGTCCATCGATAGAAGCAATTCGCTGTCCGTCGCTATAGCGATAGAGCTTTCCGCTGCGTTCGGTGACCAGCAGGTCACCGTCGGGCAACCAGGTCATGCCCCAGGGCACATCCAGTCCGGTAATATAGGTTTCAAGATAAAAATCCAGCTTCTCGGATTTTTGCAGGGTGCCGGATACCGGTTTTTTACCTTCATCACTTGATGTTTCTTGATTGTCAACGCATTGCGAGGCTGTGCCGAGCAATACTATGGCCATTCCGGCTGCCAGAGAAAGGATGAGGTTGTGTCGTGCTATTTTCATGGCAATTGATATTTTTAATGTTAGTGCCTGATATTGTGTAAGTTTTAACAGACAACCTCTTTCTTTGTTTATTATCAGGTAGGGAAATATTTCCCCCTGATTTATTGTGAAAGCCCCGCAGTTCTCATTAAATTTGGTAGTATATTTAAAACAAAGTCAGATGAAACGTTTTCTTAAAATTTTCTTTGGTGTGTTCGGCGGCTTGTTCCTGCTGCTGCTAATTCTGCCTTTTGCGTTCAAGGGTAAGATTGAGGCGAAGGTAAAGGACGTGATAAATGAAAATATCAATGCTACAGTTTCCTGGGATAAATTCTCACTTTCATTAATTCGTAACTTCCCAAATCTGGGCATTGGGCTTAACGGGCTCACTATTATCAATGACGCTCCCTTTGAAGGGGATACCTTGCTGTATATTGGCAGGTTTTCTGCCTCAGCCGATGTGATGAGCGCCATCAAGGGAGATGCAATCGATATACGTTCGGTGCTTCTTGACAATGTTAAAGCCAACCTGAAGGTGAATGCAGATTCGGTAGCCAACTGGGACATCGTTCCCGTAAGTGAAGAAGAGGAGGTGGTTGTTGAAGAGGAAAGCAGTTCTGCATTCAACATCCTGCTGAGGTCTTTTGAGATCAGAAATACCTCTCTTTCTTATGCTGATGCCACATCGGCACTTGTAACTACTATTGATGGTTTCAATTCCCAGATGACAGGTGACCTCAGTGCTGACTATACCACTATCTCTATCAAGAGTGGCATTGAGGCTCTGAACCTGACAATGGACGGTATTAAGTTCATCAATAACGCTGTCGTTGACCTACGTGCCAATATTGGTGCTGATCTTGAAAACATGGTGTTTAAGTTTGAGGAGAATGAACTGAACTTCAGCGGCATTCCGCTCTTCTTTGAGGGGATGGTTGCCATGGTTGACGAAGGCATTGATATGGATGTAAAACTGGCTGCAACTGATACCGAATTCAAGACCCTGCTGGCTCTTGTTCCAGATGAATATATGAAGGACTTTGAAGGCTTGCGCACCAGCGGAAACATGGCCTTTAACGCTGTTGCCAGGGGACTTTTTGTAAGTGCTGACACCTTGCCTTCATTCAACCTTGCGCTGCAGGTAAAGGACGGTTTTGTACAGTATCCCGACCTGCCCAAGTCTATTAATGGAATCTCCATTGACTTCCTGGTTGACAACCCCGGAGGTAGTGCCGACAATACTGTGCTGGACGTGAAAGACTTCAGGTTTACCATCGACAATAACCCCTTTGGTGGAACCTTTAAGTTGATCACTCCGGTTTCCAATGCCACCTTCAACGGTGAAGTGAAGGGAACAATCAATTTTGCATCCCTGATGGATGCAATACCACTTGACAGTATTGACCTGAAGGGTATAATGAAGGCTGACCTTAGCTTTGCCGGTGACTATAACATGATAGAAGCTGAGAAGTATGAGGATATAAAAGCCAACGGGGTTGTGGGACTCACCAATTTTGAATTCAGCAGTCCCGACCTGCCAATGGGAGTATTGATACCTGAGGCCGGTATGAACTTCTCACCGCGTTACGTTGAACTCAGTTCCTTCCTCTGCAAGATTGGCGAGAGCGATTTCAGCCTGAAGGGTCGTCTTGAAAACTATCTGGCCTATGTGCTGAGCGACGGAACCCTGAAGGGTAAACTGCAGCACTCGTCTGAGTTTATCAATACCAACGAGCTGATGGCTCTGGCCGGTGAAGAAGAAGAGGTTCAGGAAGACACTGTTGCTGTGACCGGCAAGGTGCTGATACCTGACAATATTGACTTTGACATGACTACAAATATCAACAAGCTTGTTTACGACAAGCTGACTGTCGAGTCTGTCAAGGGTAACCTGCTCGTTAAGGATGCCAGGGTGCTTCTCAAGGATGTAAGCACCAATCTGCTCAATGGTGCAATGAAGCTCAAAGGCGAGTACAACACGCAGGACACCCTGAAGCCTTTTGTAAATATGGACCTGACACTTGACAGAATAGATGTTAACAAGGCAGCCAATTCATTCTCAATCGTTGAGACCATGCTGCCTATCGCACAGAAGGCAACAGGAAGGGTTTCCACATCATTTAACTTTAGTTCGGTGCTCGGCGATGGCTTCTCACCTGTAATCAGTTCGCTAAACGGCGGCGGTTTGCTGAAGTCCGACGAACTCTCACTTTCTGGAGCCAAGGTACAGCAAGCGCTAGTTACCATGCTTAAGGATGAGAAATACGCTATTGCCAAGGCCAAGGACTTCCTGCTCAATTTCAGTATCGAAAACGGAAACCTTTTTGTGAAGCCATTTGACGTAACGGTATTCGACAAAAAGGTCAACTTCGCCGGAAGACAGGGTCTGGACCAGTCAATGGATTATATTATCAAGATGCCTGTAAGCCGCAAGGAATTATCCAACATAGCCGGACTGATAGGTATAAAGGGTACTCTGCCAGATGGCGATGACGTTCTGGTTGGAATCAAGATTGGTGGTACCCTGACAGATCCACAGCTAAGTTTCAACTCTGATGACATTGCCGCTGCGCTCAAGTCAGAACTTAAGAAAGAGGCTGAGAAGGCTGCTACCAAGGCTGTCGAAAAAGTAGGTGAACAAGTTGCCAAGGAAGCTGAAAAGGCTGTTAATGACCTGATCCAGGACGAAGAAACCAAGGAAAAAATTCAGGAAGCAGGCCAAAAGTTAAAAGACCTATTTAAAAGAGAATAGTCCGGGTAGGTCCGGGCATTGCAGGTCTGACCTGATACAACAAAAAGCACTGCTCCCGGGCAGTGCTTTTTGTTTTTTATGACACAGTCCTTAGAGTATGGAGATAATCGGCAGTGTCACTCAAAGCGCACATGATAAGGCTTACGCTATATATAGTCCTGCTGGTAAAGAACCGCACTAACTTTGACCTGGATTACAGGACAGATATTCAGGTACAGGAGGGTGTTGAATTCGAAGAGACCTCAAATGTCGGTATTCACGCCGGCGTTAAAGTTACCGAAATGTGGCCCTATATGATTTACAATATTGCGCTCTATGAGTTCAGTTTGAAGAGAGAAGCAGAATTAGAGGAGGAAGTATTTGTCTATTAACCAAGGTTGTGCTAGCAAGGATGGGACCTAAGTGCCGATTGAAGGACTATTTAGTGGGAATATGAGAGAGTAAGTCCGGGTTCGGCATAAATGAAGGCGTGGCCATATAGAAAGGAATAAAAAAAGGGTATCCGGCGGGATACCCTTTTTCTATTTCTTTCTGACGGATCAGATTCTCTTTTCCTTGATACGAGCTTTCTTTCCAGTAAGTTCGCGGAAGTAGTAGATTCTGGCACGACGTACTTTACCTTTCCTGTTAACCTCAACTTTGTCAATATAAGGAGAGTTGATTGGGAAGATACGTTCTACACCAACGTTGTTGGAAATCTTGCGTACTGTGAATCTCTTATTGGCACCATGGCCTTTGATTTGTATCACAACTCCGCGGAATACCTGAATACGTTCCTTATTTCCTTCTACAATCTTGTAGTGTACTGAAATTGTGTCACCGGGTCCGAACTCGGGAATCTCAACTTCAGTCTTAAAGGCTTCTTCAGCAACTTTAATCAAATCCATTTTAGTAGCTTTTGAATATTAAACCTAGCGTGCAATATGGTATGATCCCTCATGTTCATCCAGAGATTACACGGAACGGGCACAAAAGTAGTCTTTTCGTTTCAATTGGGAAAACAAAACCTGAAAAAAATTATCTTTGCCGCGTCATTAAATAAATAGGTACAAACAAGCACTATATGGAGAAGAACAACAACCTGAGGGTTGGGATGCCTGTCTTTAGCAGCATCTTTTTTATTATGGGTTTTGCCACTACGTTCATTATCCAACTTAGTGCACCACTCAAAGCAGTTTTTAACCTTAGTGAATTTCAGGCCCAGCTTGTTACTTCTGCCTTCTTTGTTGCTTACCCAATAATGGCCTTCCCGATTAGTATGCTTGTCAACCGTATAGGTTATAAATATACTGTAATTGCGGGACTAATACTTATGGGCATAGGAAGTATGGTGTTTGTTCCGGCTGCCAAACTACCTTCATACCCGCTCTTCCTGCTTGCAACTTTTATTCTGGCCGTTGGTGTGGTGTTTCTGCACGTTACGGCTAACCCTTATGTGGCGGGTATGGGTGAAGAAAAAGCGGCTTCGAGTCGTCTGAACCTTACCCAGGCTCTCAACTCTATTGCTACTATGATAGCACCCTGGGTTATTGCAATGATGATATTCAAAGGCCTCGTGCTGGCACACGAGGCCTCTGAGGCCGAGAGACTTGCCTACGGACTTGAGGTTGCATCGCGTATCCCGGCATCCTTTATTGCCCTGGCTGCTTTGGTGTTTTTTGCAGTGATTTCCCTGTTTTTTATAAAGCTACCTGAGCTGGCTACTGAACAGGGAGGGAAGAAGGGCAATGTGCTTAAATACCCCCACGTTCTGCTTGGTGCACTTGCGATATTCTGCTATGTGGGATCTGAGGTTGGCAATGCGGCTCTTATGACCAACTACCTGCGTACTGGTTCACTTGGCCTGTCTGCCGAAACTGCAGCGTCATATGTTGCTGTCTATTGGGGTGGTGCGATGATTGGCCGTTTCTTTGGCTCTATGATGTTTTCTGATACCCCTGTAAAGAAACTGCTTGTATATGTCCCGCTTATCCTGTTGCTTGCCTTTGTTTCCGCAACCTTTGTGACAGGCTACAACTGGAAGATGGGAGCCATCTTTACTCTGACGTCGGCACTTAACTTTGCCTTTATGGTAATTGGCAAGGGACAGCCTTCACGCAGTCTTGCGATATTCGCGCTTGCTGCAGCCATGCTTGGATTGCTCACGACCTTTACAACTGGTAATATTGCACTGTGGACAGTTGTTTCAATCGGATTGTTCAACTCAATTATGTTCCCCAATATCTTTGCACTGGCTGTAAAGGATCTTAAGGGTAGCGAACTGGCTTCAGCATCGGGTTTTGTTAACTCCTTTGTTGTTGGTGGTGCAGTTGTTCCCGCTATTATGGGTTCGATAGCCGACATTTACGGCTATACATTTGCCTATATTGTGCCTGCAATCTGTTACCTTTATATCATGTTTTACGCAATCAAAGGCAGTAAAATAAGGCTGAAGGGGTAGTCTGGATCAGGTGATGCAGAAGGAAAGGATCAGCTGAAGTACCTTAGAAGGGTGCAGGAATTCGCAGAAGAGTCTTTTAGACTGCTTGACTGGTAATGAAGTAGAATTGCATATTTAAAATATAAAGAGATGATAAAGAGATTTTCCATAGGAATCGACATAGGCGGAACCAACACCGCAATTGGTATTGTTGATGAGGATGGTAACGTATCGTTCAAGGGAGGCATCGACACTCCCGGTCATGGCGATATTGCCCGCTATGTTAAGGACCTTGCTGCTGAAGTTACCGAGATGGCAAAAAACCTGAAGCTGAGCAATCCTGACTGTGAGATACTAGGTATTGGTATTGGTGCTCCAAATGGTAACTATTACAGTGGAACCATTGAGTTTGCACCAAACCTGTCATTCAGAGGAGTAATCCACATAGTAGACCTGCTCAAAAAGGAATTTCCCGAGTACAAGTATATCGCTCTGACAAATGATGCCAATGCGGCTGCCATAGGTGAGATGATCTACGGTGGAGCAAAGGGGATGAGGAACTTTGTTATGTACACCCTCGGAACAGGCGTGGGTAGTGGTATTGTTGTAAACGGTGACCTGGTTTACGGTCATGACGGTTTTGCAGGTGAATGCGGCCATACCACACTTATCCCCGGTGGACGCCTTTGCGGATGTGGAGCCCTTGGTCACCTTGAGGCCTATTGCTCTGCTTCGGGAATGAAGAGAACTGCATTCGAACTGCTTGCAAAATACAATGGTGTAAATAGTATTTTGGCCAACTATTCGTTCAAGGATCTTACATCCAAGGTAATCTATGATGCAGCTATCCAGGGCGACGAGATCGCACTTGAAGTGTTTGAAATCACCGGTAAATACCTGGGAATGGGAATGGCAACTACTGTTCACCACCTCTCTCCGGAAGCCATCTTCCTCTTTGGTGGTCCCACTGCCGCAGGCGACCTGATCTTCAAACCAGCCAAGGCCAGTCTTGAGGAAAACCTGCTTCCGATATTCAAGAATAAAATCAAACTGCTGCCTTCCAGACTGAGTCATGGTGACGCAGCAATTGTTGGTGCCAGTGCTCTGGTATGGAAGGAAAAGTCGAAATAGGGACATAACCATATGATATTGAAAGGTATCTGCAACTGTGCAGATACCTTTTTGTATAGCTGAATATACAAGTAAAAAAGTGTAAGCATCAAGCCTGATTTTTATAATATTTTTTAACTTTACCCTACCTAAATAAATAAATTGGTCATGTCAGAGAATTATTTCAAGAAGTATCCCTCCAAAGATGGTTATTTTCAAGAATATGGAGGTGCCTATCTTCCACCTGTGCTGGAAGAGGAAATGAAAAAAATAAATGACGCCTATTTTGCTATCAGCAAGTCGCACAACTTCATCTCTGAGTTGCGTAGCATTCGCAAGCATTACCAGGGTCGTCCCACACCGGTTTACTACTGCAACCGCCTGTCGGAAAAGTACGGTGGCCGTATTTACCTGAAGCGTGAGGACCTGAACCATACCGGTGCGCATAAGCTGAACCACTGTATGGGTGAAGCCCTGCTTGCCAAGTACATGGGTAAGAAGAAGCTGATAGCTGAGACCGGTGCTGGGCAGCATGGTGTTGCACTTGCAACTGCTGCTGCATATTTCGGTCTTGAGTGCGAAATCCACATGGGCGAGGTGGATATTGCAAAGGAACACCCAAATGTTGTCAGGATGAAGATCCTCGGTGCAAAGGTAGTTCCCGTTTCCTTCGGACTGAAGACTCTTAAGGAAGCCGTTGACTCTGCCTTCGAAGCTTATCTGAAGGATCCTGTCAACTCAATATATTGTATTGGTTCGGTAGTCGGACCTCACCCATTCCCGATGATGGTTCGCGACTTCCAGCATATTATCGGAATTGAAGCCCGTGAGCAGTTCTTTGATATGACCGGTGAACTGCCAGACAGCGTAGTTGCCTGCGTGGGAGGTGGTAGTAATGCCATGGGTATCTTCTCCGGATTCCTTGAAGATAAGGAAGTAAATCTTTATGGTATCGAACCAGCTGGCCGTTCGCTTGAAGTTGGTGAAAATGCCGCTACCATTACCCTTGGTAAGCCCGGTGTAATCCACGGATTCAAGTGCTACCTGCTGCAAAATGAAAAGGGTGAACCAGCTCCGGTATATTCTGTGGCCAGCGGTCTTGACTATCCGGGTGTAGGTCCCGAGCACAGTATGTTGCACGATATGAAACGTGTAAAGTATGACTATGCTTATGACAAGGAGACTATAGATGCATTCTTTGAACTGAGTCGTATGGAGGGTATCATTCCGGCTCTTGAAAGTGCACATGCTGTGGCATATGCATTGAAGCTGGCTAAGACTGAACCAAAGACTTCAATCCTGGTTAACCTAAGTGGAAGAGGGGATAAGGATATTGATTTTGTGATGGAGAATTGGGGTAAGGATTATTTATAATGAAAGTCGAACAAGTAGCAATTAGAACTTCTTATTTCAGTATTGCCGGAAATGCCTTGCTAGCGCTAGCTAAAGCGCTGGCGGGCTTTTTTGGTAATTCATTCGCACTTATTGCAGATGCGATTGAGTCGCTCACTGATGTTTTTTCTTCAACCTTGGTACTCCTGGGACTCAGGTATGCCAGCAAGCCGGCAGACGACAACCATCCATACGGGCACGGAAGGATAGAGCCCCTTGTAACCTTTGCCGTAGTGGGATTCCTGATTATTTCTGCAACAGTAATAGCCTATGAGGCAATTCAAAATATCGGTACCCCACATGAGACTCCCAAGGCCTGGACGCTTATTGTTCTGGGAGTTATAATCCTTTGGAAAGAAGCCTCGTTTCAGATTGTGCTGAGGCGCAGCAAAACAACAAACAGTTCATCTCTCAAGGCCGATGCATGGCATCACCGCAGTGATGCCATAACCTCGGTAGCCGCATTTGTAGGTATTACTTTTGCAATAGTGATGGGAGAGGGGTATGAAACAGCTGACGATTGGGCTGCCCTTTTTGCTACGGTTATTATTCTCTACAATGCATTCAGAATATTCAGGCCGGCTCTCGGTGAATTGATGGATGAGAATACTTACGAGGAGTTGACTGATGAGGTCAGGCAAATATCTATGTCGGTGCATGATGTTGAAGGTACCGAGAA
The genomic region above belongs to Xiashengella succiniciproducens and contains:
- a CDS encoding TonB-dependent receptor, with protein sequence MRIYFLVGLLATGMVSLVAQVPSDSLQNEIILSGELEEITVTSSPVSRQPGITGASVSAITNHSLAKDGYLDLRAPLEQVPGLQMQSGAPNTSRITIRGVGTRTPYASNRVKAWFDEIPLTSGDGATTVGDLELSLVDRVEVVRGPSSAVYGPGMGGVLIFSPQIPGLDFRASVLSGLGSFGTFKNTGTLSYRKENSFLQVSIADSRSDGYRENSEYNRSNILLHGRLTSGIHSLSLLAGYTDLLAYIPSSVDLNSYRNTPQKAAANWLAMRGHRQYDKWQGGLSLKSDITESLSNTLVLYGMSTDAYETRPFNILDELTNIIGMRAKLVLQKGRTSVMAGLEYFDEHYKWKIFEIVDGKKGQLQSNNSEKRHFINFQVHADYRLTPTTVVTGGVNVHRLFFSRSEEIGHLEEESHNYPWILSPRVGLNQRLSTTMYLYASAGHGFSAPSPEEALLPDGGINRDLKPEEGITIDGGLRGTFWHDRLQLNLTVYSINVRNMLMTRRDAEDIFYGENAGKTKHRGLETDLRLYILPYSKDRINVTLAASHTWMSNRFKHFIQDETDYSGKTLPGQPASMLNLSLEAEAPGGIFLQVRMRNESSQPRNFFLTLSYSF
- a CDS encoding cation diffusion facilitator family transporter, coding for MKVEQVAIRTSYFSIAGNALLALAKALAGFFGNSFALIADAIESLTDVFSSTLVLLGLRYASKPADDNHPYGHGRIEPLVTFAVVGFLIISATVIAYEAIQNIGTPHETPKAWTLIVLGVIILWKEASFQIVLRRSKTTNSSSLKADAWHHRSDAITSVAAFVGITFAIVMGEGYETADDWAALFATVIILYNAFRIFRPALGELMDENTYEELTDEVRQISMSVHDVEGTEKCFVRKVGLQYQIDLHIRVDGALTVKRGHDIAHEVKDTLKAKLPQLANVHIHVEPTWEG
- a CDS encoding PQQ-dependent sugar dehydrogenase, with protein sequence MKIARHNLILSLAAGMAIVLLGTASQCVDNQETSSDEGKKPVSGTLQKSEKLDFYLETYITGLDVPWGMTWLPDGDLLVTERSGKLYRYSDGQRIASIDGLPEIFVNGQGGLMDIQLHPDYGNNGWLYFTYAAYGPGGKSEGGNTALMRARLDGNTLVDKEVIWKAGPNSRSTLHFGSRIAFDNDGYLYVAVGERGVKPNAQDLTIHGGKVHRLHDNGDIPEDNPFVNTPGAVASTYSYGHRNPQGMAKDPKAGLIWVNEHGPKGGDELNLIKKGANYGWPVITYGIDYDGSIISNDTHMEGMEQPAVQWTPSPGVSGLAFVSGEPFKVWEGSVLSGALALKYLLRTELVNNEVVHEEVLLKDIGRVRHVAVGPDGLIYVAVETPGVIYRLVPAE
- a CDS encoding MFS transporter; this translates as MEKNNNLRVGMPVFSSIFFIMGFATTFIIQLSAPLKAVFNLSEFQAQLVTSAFFVAYPIMAFPISMLVNRIGYKYTVIAGLILMGIGSMVFVPAAKLPSYPLFLLATFILAVGVVFLHVTANPYVAGMGEEKAASSRLNLTQALNSIATMIAPWVIAMMIFKGLVLAHEASEAERLAYGLEVASRIPASFIALAALVFFAVISLFFIKLPELATEQGGKKGNVLKYPHVLLGALAIFCYVGSEVGNAALMTNYLRTGSLGLSAETAASYVAVYWGGAMIGRFFGSMMFSDTPVKKLLVYVPLILLLAFVSATFVTGYNWKMGAIFTLTSALNFAFMVIGKGQPSRSLAIFALAAAMLGLLTTFTTGNIALWTVVSIGLFNSIMFPNIFALAVKDLKGSELASASGFVNSFVVGGAVVPAIMGSIADIYGYTFAYIVPAICYLYIMFYAIKGSKIRLKG
- a CDS encoding ROK family protein; this encodes MIKRFSIGIDIGGTNTAIGIVDEDGNVSFKGGIDTPGHGDIARYVKDLAAEVTEMAKNLKLSNPDCEILGIGIGAPNGNYYSGTIEFAPNLSFRGVIHIVDLLKKEFPEYKYIALTNDANAAAIGEMIYGGAKGMRNFVMYTLGTGVGSGIVVNGDLVYGHDGFAGECGHTTLIPGGRLCGCGALGHLEAYCSASGMKRTAFELLAKYNGVNSILANYSFKDLTSKVIYDAAIQGDEIALEVFEITGKYLGMGMATTVHHLSPEAIFLFGGPTAAGDLIFKPAKASLEENLLPIFKNKIKLLPSRLSHGDAAIVGASALVWKEKSK
- the rplS gene encoding 50S ribosomal protein L19, whose amino-acid sequence is MDLIKVAEEAFKTEVEIPEFGPGDTISVHYKIVEGNKERIQVFRGVVIQIKGHGANKRFTVRKISNNVGVERIFPINSPYIDKVEVNRKGKVRRARIYYFRELTGKKARIKEKRI
- the trpB gene encoding tryptophan synthase subunit beta, giving the protein MSENYFKKYPSKDGYFQEYGGAYLPPVLEEEMKKINDAYFAISKSHNFISELRSIRKHYQGRPTPVYYCNRLSEKYGGRIYLKREDLNHTGAHKLNHCMGEALLAKYMGKKKLIAETGAGQHGVALATAAAYFGLECEIHMGEVDIAKEHPNVVRMKILGAKVVPVSFGLKTLKEAVDSAFEAYLKDPVNSIYCIGSVVGPHPFPMMVRDFQHIIGIEAREQFFDMTGELPDSVVACVGGGSNAMGIFSGFLEDKEVNLYGIEPAGRSLEVGENAATITLGKPGVIHGFKCYLLQNEKGEPAPVYSVASGLDYPGVGPEHSMLHDMKRVKYDYAYDKETIDAFFELSRMEGIIPALESAHAVAYALKLAKTEPKTSILVNLSGRGDKDIDFVMENWGKDYL
- a CDS encoding AsmA-like C-terminal region-containing protein is translated as MKRFLKIFFGVFGGLFLLLLILPFAFKGKIEAKVKDVINENINATVSWDKFSLSLIRNFPNLGIGLNGLTIINDAPFEGDTLLYIGRFSASADVMSAIKGDAIDIRSVLLDNVKANLKVNADSVANWDIVPVSEEEEVVVEEESSSAFNILLRSFEIRNTSLSYADATSALVTTIDGFNSQMTGDLSADYTTISIKSGIEALNLTMDGIKFINNAVVDLRANIGADLENMVFKFEENELNFSGIPLFFEGMVAMVDEGIDMDVKLAATDTEFKTLLALVPDEYMKDFEGLRTSGNMAFNAVARGLFVSADTLPSFNLALQVKDGFVQYPDLPKSINGISIDFLVDNPGGSADNTVLDVKDFRFTIDNNPFGGTFKLITPVSNATFNGEVKGTINFASLMDAIPLDSIDLKGIMKADLSFAGDYNMIEAEKYEDIKANGVVGLTNFEFSSPDLPMGVLIPEAGMNFSPRYVELSSFLCKIGESDFSLKGRLENYLAYVLSDGTLKGKLQHSSEFINTNELMALAGEEEEVQEDTVAVTGKVLIPDNIDFDMTTNINKLVYDKLTVESVKGNLLVKDARVLLKDVSTNLLNGAMKLKGEYNTQDTLKPFVNMDLTLDRIDVNKAANSFSIVETMLPIAQKATGRVSTSFNFSSVLGDGFSPVISSLNGGGLLKSDELSLSGAKVQQALVTMLKDEKYAIAKAKDFLLNFSIENGNLFVKPFDVTVFDKKVNFAGRQGLDQSMDYIIKMPVSRKELSNIAGLIGIKGTLPDGDDVLVGIKIGGTLTDPQLSFNSDDIAAALKSELKKEAEKAATKAVEKVGEQVAKEAEKAVNDLIQDEETKEKIQEAGQKLKDLFKRE